AAGGTTGAAGAAATTTTTGATGAAATAGTTTCACATAGAAGATATTTACATATAAATCCTGAATTAAGTGAATATGAATATAATACTTCTAATTATATTATTAATTTTTTAGAAAAACATAATATCGAGTATAAGAAAGTTGCAAATACAGGAATATATGCATATATAAAAAATGGTTTAGGTAAAACTTTAGCTTTTAGAGCAGATATAGATGCATTACCAATTTTAGAAGAAAGTGATGTTGATTTTAAATCTGTTAATAATGGTGTTATGCATGCTTGTGGACATGATGTGCATACAAGTGTTCAATTAGGAGTAGCAAAAATTTTGTCAGAAAATAAAGATAAATGGTCTGGTAACGTAAAATTTTTCTTTCAACCAGCAGAAGAAACTGTAGGTGGAGCAAAAAGAATGTTAGAAGATGGAGTAAATGATGATTTTAAATCTGATGCAATATTCGCATTTCATGTTGCTCCTGAGATTGAAGTTGGTAAAGTAGGGATAAAATATGGGAAGTTACATGCCACATCATCAACTTTTCTAATTACAATAAATGGTATGTCTTCGCATGCTGCTTTAGCTTATTTAGGAATAGATACTATAGTTATAGGATCTAAAGTAATAGAATATTTACAATCAATTGTAAGTAGAAGAATAGATGCAAGGGAATGTGCAGTAATAACTGTAGGGACTTTTAATGCAGGTACTGCGCAAAATATAGTAGCAGATAAATCTGTATTAACAGGTACTATAAGAACTTTAACTTTAGAGTTAAAAGAGTGGATAGTAAATGAAATAAAAAATATGTTACCAAAATTTGTTGAGAGCATGGGTGCTAAAGTTGACATAGAATTTAAAGATAGCTATATTCCAGTTATTAATAATGATGAAAAAACAAAGTTTTTAGAAAAAAATATCAAAAATATTTTAGGTTCAGAAAATTGTGTATTAATTGAAAAATCAAGAATGGATGCTGAAGATGTTGGATACTTTTTAAGTGAAATTGAAGGATCTTTCTATAGATTGGGAATTAGAAATGAAAAAAATGGAGCAATATATGATTTACATCATCCAAAATTTAAAGTTGATGAAAATGCTATAAAAATAGGTATGATGATACAATTAAAAAATGCATTGGAGTATTTAAATGAAGGTTAACGACATATTAAATGTTAAGATAGAAAAATTAGTTTTTGGTGGAGAAGGTATTTCAAAACATGGAGAAATGGTAATTTTTGTACCTATGTCAGTACCTGGTGATGAATTAAGTATAAAAATAATATCGGTTAAGAAAACATATGCTAGAGGTTTAATACAAAATATATTAAAACCTTCTAAAGATAGAATTTCTACTGAAAAAATTACTTTTGAGGATTATTCAGGATGTGATTTTGCTATGATTAATTATGATTCTCAAATTAAATATAAATCACAGATATTAAAAGATGTAATGAAAAGAATTGCTAAATTAGATATAGATGAAGAAATTTATATTGAAAAATCTTCTGACATTTTTAATTATAGAAATAAGGTTGCAGAACCATTTGTAAAAATAAATGGAGAGATTAAAACAGGTTTTTTTAAAAAGAAAACACATGAAATATTTACAAGTGATAAAGTAAATCTAAGATCAAAGGTTTCAACAAATATTTTAGAAAAACTTCTAAAAAAGTTAAATAATTACAAAGGCACAAAACATGAATTTAAAGTTTTTAATGACGTTACTAATACTGGATTTTTAAAAACTTGTGTAATTAGAAATAATGAAGCTGGAGATGTAATGTTAGCTATAGTTGTAAATACAAGATCTACATTTAAGTTTTTAAAGAAAACTCTTTTAGAATTTTATGAAGAAAATAAAGAAATTAAATCAATTTATATATCAGTTAAAAATAAAATTGATAATGTGATATTTGGAGAAGATAATATAAATATAGCTGGCAAACCGTATTTATTTGAAAATATATTTGGAATTAATTTTAAGATTTATCCTAATTCCTTTTTTCAAATAAATAAAAAACAAACTATAAAATTATATCAAGAAGCTTTGAATTTTTTAGGTGACTATAATAATAAAAATGTAATTGATGCTTTTTCGGGAACTGGAACTATTGCAATGATAATGGCCCAAAAAGCAAAAAAAGTTATAGGACTAGAATTAGTTCCAGAGTCTGTAAAATCGGGGATTACAACTAGTAAAGAAAATAAGATAAATAATGTTGAATTTATAGTTGGTAAAGTAGAAGATACAATTAGTAAAGTTTTAGAAAAAAACAAAATTGACTATATAGTATTTGATCCACCAAGAAAAGGTATCGAAAAAATAGTTTTAGATAAGGTAAATGAAAATAATATTAAAAGAGTAGTATACATTTCATGTGACCCAACTACATTGGCACGTGATATAGCTATACTAAAAGAATATAATTATAATTTAAAATTTATCAAAGGTTTTGATATGTTTCCACAGACACATCATATTGAAACATTGGTATTAATGGAAAAGGAGTAATATGGTTAAGGTAATTATTTT
This window of the Streptobacillus felis genome carries:
- a CDS encoding M20 metallopeptidase family protein encodes the protein MNDFIINKVEEIFDEIVSHRRYLHINPELSEYEYNTSNYIINFLEKHNIEYKKVANTGIYAYIKNGLGKTLAFRADIDALPILEESDVDFKSVNNGVMHACGHDVHTSVQLGVAKILSENKDKWSGNVKFFFQPAEETVGGAKRMLEDGVNDDFKSDAIFAFHVAPEIEVGKVGIKYGKLHATSSTFLITINGMSSHAALAYLGIDTIVIGSKVIEYLQSIVSRRIDARECAVITVGTFNAGTAQNIVADKSVLTGTIRTLTLELKEWIVNEIKNMLPKFVESMGAKVDIEFKDSYIPVINNDEKTKFLEKNIKNILGSENCVLIEKSRMDAEDVGYFLSEIEGSFYRLGIRNEKNGAIYDLHHPKFKVDENAIKIGMMIQLKNALEYLNEG
- the rlmD gene encoding 23S rRNA (uracil(1939)-C(5))-methyltransferase RlmD, producing the protein MKVNDILNVKIEKLVFGGEGISKHGEMVIFVPMSVPGDELSIKIISVKKTYARGLIQNILKPSKDRISTEKITFEDYSGCDFAMINYDSQIKYKSQILKDVMKRIAKLDIDEEIYIEKSSDIFNYRNKVAEPFVKINGEIKTGFFKKKTHEIFTSDKVNLRSKVSTNILEKLLKKLNNYKGTKHEFKVFNDVTNTGFLKTCVIRNNEAGDVMLAIVVNTRSTFKFLKKTLLEFYEENKEIKSIYISVKNKIDNVIFGEDNINIAGKPYLFENIFGINFKIYPNSFFQINKKQTIKLYQEALNFLGDYNNKNVIDAFSGTGTIAMIMAQKAKKVIGLELVPESVKSGITTSKENKINNVEFIVGKVEDTISKVLEKNKIDYIVFDPPRKGIEKIVLDKVNENNIKRVVYISCDPTTLARDIAILKEYNYNLKFIKGFDMFPQTHHIETLVLMEKE